A window of the Pseudomonas sp. B21_DOA genome harbors these coding sequences:
- a CDS encoding alkene reductase gives MDDSGWRKVTDAVHGAGGRIIAQLWHMGRVVHPSFLGGGQPVSASVTTAPGQAHTYAGKQPYTPARALPLEEIPALLEDFRQATRNAIEAGFDGVQIHAANGYLIDQFLRDSDNFRSDAYGGSIDNRIRLLKEVTEAVAEVIGADRTGVRLTPSSYEQGILDSDPEALFIRAAEVLSAIGIAHLEVREPPLDGTFGKSERPPLAGVIRDVFKGVLILNSDYGFARAQAQLDAGLADAIAFGRPYIANPDLPLRFARQLPLAQSEMSTWFSQGWEGYLDYPAVSDV, from the coding sequence ATAGATGATTCCGGCTGGCGCAAGGTCACCGATGCAGTGCATGGCGCTGGTGGCCGGATCATCGCGCAGCTGTGGCACATGGGCCGGGTCGTGCACCCGAGTTTCCTTGGCGGCGGCCAGCCGGTTTCCGCATCGGTCACCACCGCGCCGGGGCAGGCGCACACCTACGCCGGCAAGCAGCCGTATACCCCGGCGCGCGCGTTACCGCTGGAAGAAATCCCCGCATTGCTGGAAGACTTTCGACAGGCGACCCGCAATGCAATCGAGGCGGGTTTCGATGGCGTGCAGATCCACGCCGCCAACGGTTATCTGATCGACCAGTTTCTGCGCGACAGTGACAATTTCCGCAGCGATGCCTATGGCGGTTCGATCGACAACCGCATCCGCTTGCTCAAGGAAGTGACCGAGGCGGTCGCCGAAGTCATCGGCGCCGACCGCACCGGCGTGCGCTTGACCCCAAGCAGCTACGAGCAGGGCATCCTTGACAGCGATCCCGAAGCGCTGTTCATCCGCGCCGCCGAGGTGCTGTCAGCGATCGGCATTGCTCATCTGGAAGTCCGCGAGCCACCGCTGGACGGCACTTTTGGCAAGTCTGAACGACCGCCGCTGGCCGGGGTGATCCGCGATGTATTCAAAGGCGTGCTGATCCTCAATTCGGACTACGGATTTGCGCGGGCGCAAGCACAATTGGACGCAGGGCTCGCCGATGCGATTGCGTTTGGACGGCCGTATATAGCCAATCCGGATCTGCCGCTTAGATTTGCCCGCCAGTTGCCATTGGCCCAGAGCGAAATGAGTACGTGGTTCAGCCAGGGCTGGGAAGGGTATTTGGATTACCCGGCGGTGAGTGACGTTTGA
- a CDS encoding SOS response-associated peptidase family protein: MCEYIVQHTAPQQLATLLVTGQMANVDAQADTAGDGASGKCAPDGRHLIKPGMQVNGICRRDGALDCLPVRWGWSPTWSMGALPPLTHLPLHLVMRSKLFDRVKHDGRMLVAVEGWYEALDAGMFIHSRNLAYTTAREPCPIFLAALAQVSGTRSGCDGLALITHEDTEMKRQRLLAFTAKDALEWLHPDLEWAQAHVLAAHKAVLEPQLEQVLSSQRTSRLR, from the coding sequence ATGTGTGAGTACATCGTTCAACACACCGCCCCGCAACAACTGGCGACTCTTCTGGTGACCGGCCAGATGGCAAACGTTGACGCACAAGCCGATACGGCCGGTGACGGCGCTTCCGGCAAATGCGCACCTGACGGGCGCCACCTCATCAAACCGGGTATGCAGGTCAATGGCATCTGTCGCCGCGACGGTGCTCTGGACTGCTTGCCCGTGCGCTGGGGCTGGTCACCCACCTGGTCGATGGGCGCCCTGCCTCCGCTGACCCATTTGCCGTTGCATCTGGTCATGCGCTCGAAGTTATTTGACCGGGTCAAACACGACGGGCGCATGCTCGTCGCGGTGGAAGGCTGGTATGAGGCCCTCGACGCCGGAATGTTCATTCATTCGCGCAACCTTGCCTACACCACAGCCCGTGAGCCTTGTCCGATCTTTCTCGCCGCACTTGCTCAGGTCAGCGGAACCCGTAGCGGTTGTGATGGCCTGGCATTGATCACCCATGAGGACACAGAAATGAAACGTCAGCGTCTGTTGGCGTTCACCGCAAAGGATGCGCTGGAATGGCTGCACCCTGATCTGGAGTGGGCGCAGGCGCATGTATTGGCCGCGCACAAAGCCGTGCTCGAACCTCAGCTTGAACAGGTGCTGTCCTCGCAACGGACATCGCGCTTGCGCTGA
- a CDS encoding sugar ABC transporter permease, which yields MNQVKQLFTRYKMLALVFAVVLIWLFFSWQTEGGFLTPRNLSNLLRQMSITGILACGMVLVIISGEIDLSVGSLLGLLGGLAAILDVVYHIPLLANLSLVALCGLMIGLANGYMAAYLRIPSFIVGLGGMLAFRGILLGITGGTTIAPVSPELVYVGQGYLPHAIGTGLGVLLFVLTIFLTWKQRRNRALHGLAAHSLVRDVVRVLVIGAVLAGFVQTLNSYDGIPVPVLLLLILLGVFSYVTSQTVFGRRVYSVGSNMEATRLSGINVQAVKLWIFGIMGVMCALAGVVNTARLAAGSPSAGSMGELDAIAACFIGGTSMRGGSGTVYGALLGALVITSLDNGMSMLDVDSYWQMIVKGSILVLAVWVDVSTRTARR from the coding sequence ATGAATCAGGTCAAACAACTGTTCACCCGCTACAAGATGCTCGCGCTGGTATTCGCCGTGGTGCTGATCTGGCTGTTCTTCAGCTGGCAGACCGAGGGCGGCTTCCTCACCCCGCGCAACCTTTCCAACCTGCTGCGGCAGATGTCGATCACCGGAATCCTTGCCTGCGGCATGGTGCTGGTGATCATCAGCGGCGAGATCGATTTGTCGGTGGGCTCATTGCTCGGCCTGCTGGGTGGCCTCGCGGCGATTCTCGACGTGGTCTATCACATTCCGCTGCTGGCGAATCTCAGTCTGGTTGCCCTGTGCGGCCTGATGATCGGCCTCGCCAATGGCTACATGGCCGCCTACTTGCGCATCCCCTCATTTATCGTCGGCCTCGGTGGGATGTTGGCGTTTCGCGGGATTCTGCTGGGGATCACCGGCGGCACCACCATCGCCCCGGTATCGCCGGAGCTGGTCTACGTCGGCCAGGGTTATCTGCCCCACGCGATCGGCACTGGCCTGGGTGTGCTGCTGTTCGTGCTGACGATTTTTCTGACCTGGAAACAACGACGCAATCGCGCCCTGCACGGTCTGGCGGCGCATTCGCTGGTGCGTGATGTTGTGCGCGTGCTGGTGATCGGCGCGGTACTGGCCGGTTTCGTCCAGACCCTCAACAGTTACGACGGCATTCCCGTGCCGGTGCTGCTGTTGCTGATTCTGCTCGGTGTGTTCAGCTACGTCACCAGCCAGACCGTGTTCGGCCGCCGGGTCTATTCGGTCGGCAGCAACATGGAAGCGACGCGCCTGTCAGGCATCAATGTGCAAGCGGTCAAGCTGTGGATCTTCGGCATCATGGGCGTGATGTGCGCCCTCGCCGGCGTGGTCAACACCGCACGCCTCGCCGCCGGTTCGCCCTCGGCCGGCAGCATGGGCGAACTCGACGCCATCGCCGCCTGCTTCATCGGCGGCACCTCCATGCGCGGTGGCTCCGGCACCGTCTACGGCGCCCTCCTCGGCGCGCTGGTGATCACCAGTCTGGACAACGGCATGTCCATGCTCGACGTGGATAGTTACTGGCAGATGATCGTCAAGGGCAGCATTCTGGTGTTGGCGGTCTGGGTGGATGTGAGTACACGCACGGCGCGGCGTTAA
- the xylG gene encoding D-xylose ABC transporter ATP-binding protein: MSDYLLQMNGIVKTFGGVKALNGIDIKVRPGECVGLCGENGAGKSTLMKILSAVYPHGTWDGEILWDGQPLRAQSISETEAAGIVIIHQELTLVPDLSVAENIFMGHELTLPGGRMNYPAMIHRAEALMRELKVPDMNVSLPVSQYGGGYQQLVEIAKALNKQARLLILDEPSSALSRSEIEVLLDIIRDLKAKGVACVYISHKLDEVAAVCDTISVIRDGKHIATTAMADMDIPQIITQMVGREMSNLYPSEPHEIGEVIFEARHITCYDVDNPKRKRVDDISFSLKRGEILGIAGLVGAGRTELVTALFGAYPGRHEGEVWLDGQPIDTRTPLKAIRAGLCLVPEDRKRQGIIPDLGVGQNITLAVLESYSKMTRIDAEAELGCIDREISRLHLKTASPSLPITSLSGGNQQKAVLAKMLLAKPRVLILDEPTRGVDVGAKYEIYKLMGALAAEGVSIIMVSSELAEVLGVSDRVLVIGEGQLRGDFVNHELTQEQVLAAALSQPGSHNNNDRKTA, encoded by the coding sequence ATGTCCGACTATCTGCTGCAAATGAACGGCATCGTCAAAACCTTCGGCGGTGTCAAAGCGCTCAACGGCATCGACATCAAGGTCCGGCCCGGCGAATGCGTGGGCCTGTGCGGCGAGAATGGCGCCGGCAAGTCGACGCTGATGAAGATCCTCTCGGCGGTCTATCCCCATGGCACCTGGGACGGCGAAATCCTCTGGGACGGGCAACCGCTCCGGGCGCAATCGATCAGCGAAACCGAAGCCGCCGGCATCGTCATCATCCATCAGGAGCTGACGTTGGTTCCCGATCTGTCGGTGGCGGAAAACATCTTCATGGGCCATGAGTTGACGCTGCCCGGCGGGCGCATGAACTATCCGGCGATGATCCACCGCGCCGAAGCGTTGATGCGTGAATTGAAAGTGCCGGACATGAACGTTTCGCTGCCGGTTTCGCAGTACGGCGGCGGTTATCAGCAACTGGTGGAAATCGCCAAAGCCCTGAACAAACAGGCGCGTCTGCTGATCCTCGATGAGCCCTCCTCGGCCCTGAGCCGCTCGGAAATCGAAGTGCTGCTCGACATCATCCGCGACCTCAAAGCCAAGGGTGTCGCCTGCGTCTACATCTCGCACAAGCTCGATGAAGTCGCCGCCGTGTGCGACACCATTTCGGTGATCCGCGACGGCAAACACATCGCCACCACCGCCATGGCGGACATGGACATTCCGCAGATCATCACGCAGATGGTCGGCCGCGAAATGAGCAACCTCTACCCCAGCGAGCCGCATGAGATTGGCGAGGTGATTTTCGAGGCGCGCCACATCACTTGCTACGACGTCGACAACCCCAAGCGCAAACGGGTCGACGACATTTCCTTCAGCCTCAAGCGCGGCGAGATTCTTGGCATTGCCGGGCTGGTCGGCGCCGGCCGCACCGAACTGGTCACCGCACTGTTCGGCGCTTACCCCGGCCGCCACGAAGGCGAAGTCTGGCTGGACGGCCAGCCAATCGACACGCGCACGCCGCTGAAAGCGATCCGCGCCGGCCTGTGCCTGGTGCCCGAAGATCGCAAGCGCCAAGGCATCATTCCGGATCTCGGCGTCGGCCAGAACATCACCCTCGCCGTGCTCGAGAGTTATTCGAAAATGACCCGCATCGATGCCGAAGCCGAACTGGGCTGCATCGACCGGGAAATCTCCCGTCTGCATCTGAAGACCGCAAGTCCGTCCTTGCCGATCACCAGCCTGTCGGGCGGTAACCAGCAGAAAGCCGTGCTGGCGAAAATGCTGCTGGCCAAACCGCGCGTACTGATTCTCGACGAGCCGACCCGAGGCGTGGACGTCGGCGCCAAGTATGAGATCTACAAGTTGATGGGCGCGCTGGCCGCCGAAGGCGTGTCGATCATCATGGTTTCATCGGAACTGGCCGAAGTGCTCGGCGTCTCCGACCGCGTGCTGGTGATCGGCGAAGGCCAGTTGCGTGGAGACTTCGTCAACCATGAACTGACCCAGGAACAGGTACTCGCCGCCGCCCTCAGCCAGCCGGGCAGCCATAACAATAATGATCGGAAAACCGCGTAA
- a CDS encoding DNA-binding transcriptional regulator, with amino-acid sequence MKSLPPVHRIALLFNGSKIYDRGIISGIGNYLISTRASWDLFLEEDFLCRLKGIERWQGDGIIADFDDPLIGEALADIHLPVVAVGGSYEDARAYPKAIPYVATDNNALITLAYSHLVEAGLQRFACFSLPEAQANRWAQEREKAFRKLMQRDGLHAEIYRGMGTSAPLWDSAVEQLIAWLHSLPKPIGIIAVSDARARQLLQACLTAGIAVPEQVALIGIDNDPLTRSLTRVPLSSVIQGTETMGRTAAQLLHQMLHGMPSTGTQILIPPDAVNVQVSSLHQPLGNPYVMQALLFIRQYACQGIKTAQVAAYVGVSRSSLEAHFRAERGCSVHDEILRFKLAAATSGLKNTDAAIADIAQACGFKSAQYLHTVFRREFGCTPREYQQGGA; translated from the coding sequence ATGAAGAGCCTACCGCCCGTGCACCGCATCGCCCTGTTGTTCAACGGCAGCAAGATCTACGACCGTGGAATCATCAGCGGCATCGGCAACTACCTGATCAGCACCCGCGCTTCCTGGGACCTGTTTCTGGAAGAGGATTTTCTCTGCCGCTTGAAAGGCATCGAGCGCTGGCAGGGTGACGGGATCATTGCCGACTTCGATGATCCGCTGATTGGCGAGGCGCTGGCCGACATTCATTTGCCGGTGGTGGCGGTGGGCGGTTCCTACGAGGATGCACGCGCCTATCCCAAAGCGATTCCCTACGTTGCCACTGACAACAACGCATTGATCACGCTGGCTTACTCGCATCTGGTCGAGGCGGGGTTGCAGCGCTTTGCCTGTTTCAGCCTGCCCGAGGCACAAGCCAATCGCTGGGCGCAGGAGCGGGAAAAGGCCTTTCGAAAACTGATGCAACGAGACGGCCTCCACGCTGAGATCTATCGCGGCATGGGCACCAGCGCGCCGCTCTGGGACAGCGCTGTGGAACAACTGATCGCCTGGCTGCACAGCCTGCCCAAACCGATCGGCATCATCGCGGTCAGCGACGCCCGCGCCCGGCAGTTACTGCAAGCCTGCCTGACCGCCGGCATTGCTGTGCCGGAGCAGGTCGCGCTGATCGGCATCGACAACGACCCGCTGACCCGCAGCCTGACTCGTGTGCCGCTGAGTTCGGTGATTCAGGGCACCGAAACCATGGGCCGCACCGCCGCGCAATTGCTGCACCAGATGCTCCACGGCATGCCGTCCACCGGTACGCAAATCCTGATTCCGCCTGACGCGGTCAACGTGCAGGTGTCGAGCCTGCACCAACCGTTGGGCAATCCCTACGTCATGCAAGCGCTGCTGTTCATCCGCCAATATGCCTGTCAGGGCATCAAGACCGCGCAAGTCGCGGCCTATGTCGGCGTGTCGCGCTCATCGCTGGAAGCGCATTTTCGCGCCGAGCGCGGATGCAGCGTGCATGACGAGATTCTGCGTTTCAAACTGGCGGCGGCTACCAGCGGTTTGAAGAACACCGATGCGGCGATTGCCGACATTGCCCAGGCCTGCGGCTTCAAGTCTGCGCAATACCTGCACACGGTGTTCCGTCGCGAGTTCGGCTGCACGCCCCGCGAATATCAGCAGGGCGGAGCGTAG
- a CDS encoding MFS transporter produces the protein MRINPPLVALAVGAFGIGVTEFAPMGMLPGIAADLGVSIPAAGLLVSAYALGVLLGAPLMTLTTGKIPRRYLLIGLMAIFTLGNLMSALATDYYSLMVARVITSLNHGAFFGVGSVVAASVVAPEKRAGAVAAMFMGLTLATIGGVPLAAWFGELFGWRTAFWGITGLGVLTMIALWFALPNLKAEQGAGALAEIRVLGRGPVLAALALTVVGSSAMFTVFTYIAPILSSETHASAAFITAMLVLFGIGLTLGNMWGGKAADRSIDRTLIVSLSALIVVLLAFTVLMRWPLPAAVAILIWGIASFALVPPLQMRVMEAAKDAPNLASAVNIGAFNFGNAIGAALGGAVINAGLGYPAISLAGAAMAGLGLLMVLTFAWRSRASAAALA, from the coding sequence ATGCGTATCAATCCACCACTTGTTGCACTCGCTGTCGGCGCCTTTGGCATCGGCGTCACCGAGTTCGCGCCGATGGGCATGTTGCCCGGCATCGCCGCCGATCTCGGCGTTTCCATTCCCGCTGCGGGGTTGCTGGTCAGTGCCTACGCCTTGGGCGTGCTGCTCGGCGCGCCGCTGATGACCCTGACCACTGGCAAGATCCCCCGGCGCTATCTGCTGATCGGGCTGATGGCGATTTTCACCTTGGGTAATCTGATGTCGGCGCTGGCCACCGACTACTACAGCCTGATGGTCGCCCGGGTGATCACCTCGCTCAACCACGGCGCATTCTTTGGGGTCGGCTCGGTGGTGGCCGCCAGCGTGGTCGCGCCGGAAAAACGTGCCGGCGCCGTGGCGGCGATGTTCATGGGCCTGACGTTGGCGACCATCGGCGGTGTACCGCTGGCGGCGTGGTTTGGTGAGCTGTTCGGCTGGCGCACGGCGTTCTGGGGCATTACCGGTCTCGGCGTGCTGACCATGATCGCCTTGTGGTTCGCCCTGCCCAATCTGAAAGCAGAGCAAGGCGCGGGTGCGCTGGCGGAAATACGTGTATTGGGCCGCGGTCCGGTGTTGGCCGCGCTGGCCCTGACCGTGGTCGGCTCGAGTGCGATGTTCACCGTGTTCACCTACATCGCGCCGATTCTCAGCAGCGAAACCCACGCCTCCGCCGCGTTCATCACCGCCATGCTGGTGTTGTTCGGAATTGGTTTGACGCTGGGCAACATGTGGGGTGGCAAGGCTGCCGACCGTTCGATCGACCGCACCCTGATCGTGTCGCTGAGCGCATTGATTGTGGTGTTGCTGGCGTTCACGGTGCTGATGCGCTGGCCGCTGCCGGCCGCCGTGGCCATTCTGATCTGGGGTATCGCCAGCTTCGCTCTGGTGCCGCCGCTGCAGATGCGCGTGATGGAAGCGGCCAAGGACGCGCCGAATCTGGCTTCGGCGGTGAACATCGGCGCGTTCAATTTCGGCAACGCGATCGGCGCGGCGCTGGGTGGCGCGGTGATCAATGCCGGGCTGGGTTATCCAGCGATTTCCCTGGCCGGCGCGGCGATGGCTGGTCTGGGCCTGCTGATGGTGCTGACGTTCGCCTGGCGCTCCAGAGCCAGTGCCGCTGCGCTGGCGTGA
- a CDS encoding aromatic alcohol reductase yields MTESNHPSPQSILVLGAGELGLPVLRNLARVAKRSPGSRISVLLRASTIDSQVPAKKSEIDELRRLGMQMVAADLVNDSIDQLAEVFAPFDTVIGCAGMVAGRETPMKLATAALKSGIKRYFPWQFGVDFEVIGRGSPQDLFDAQLDVRELLRAQDKTEWVIISTGMFTSFLFEPVFEVVDFDNATVNALGSLDTSVTLTTPDDIGKLTAEIVFFEPRFRNEIVYLSGDTLTYEQVAGLLERVLGRPFKRNVWTVPHLMQELEKDPTHHIKKYRAVFAQGRGVAWPKAGTFNEQRAIQVTTAEQWARENLGLSATS; encoded by the coding sequence ATGACCGAATCGAACCACCCTTCCCCGCAATCCATTCTTGTCCTTGGCGCAGGCGAGCTCGGCCTGCCGGTTTTGCGCAACCTTGCGCGAGTGGCAAAGCGCTCGCCTGGCAGCAGGATCAGCGTCCTGCTCAGGGCCTCGACGATCGACAGTCAGGTGCCGGCAAAGAAATCCGAAATCGATGAACTGCGCCGTCTCGGCATGCAGATGGTGGCGGCAGATCTGGTCAACGATTCGATCGACCAACTGGCCGAAGTCTTCGCACCTTTCGATACCGTCATCGGCTGCGCCGGCATGGTGGCTGGTCGCGAGACGCCGATGAAGCTGGCGACCGCTGCTCTCAAGTCCGGCATCAAACGCTACTTTCCCTGGCAGTTTGGCGTGGATTTCGAGGTGATCGGCCGGGGCAGTCCGCAGGATCTGTTCGATGCTCAACTCGACGTGCGCGAACTGCTGCGCGCGCAGGACAAAACCGAATGGGTGATCATCTCGACCGGCATGTTTACCAGCTTCCTGTTTGAGCCAGTATTTGAAGTCGTTGATTTCGACAACGCCACCGTTAACGCCTTGGGCAGCCTGGACACCAGTGTGACGCTCACGACCCCGGACGACATCGGCAAGCTGACCGCAGAAATCGTTTTCTTCGAACCGCGTTTTCGCAACGAGATCGTGTATCTGTCGGGCGACACGCTGACCTATGAACAGGTCGCGGGCCTTCTCGAACGCGTGCTCGGACGGCCCTTCAAGCGTAACGTCTGGACAGTGCCGCACCTGATGCAGGAACTGGAAAAAGACCCCACTCACCACATCAAAAAATACCGCGCGGTGTTTGCCCAAGGTCGAGGTGTGGCGTGGCCTAAAGCAGGCACGTTCAATGAGCAGCGGGCGATTCAGGTCACGACGGCTGAGCAGTGGGCGAGGGAAAATCTTGGGCTGTCTGCAACCTCGTAA
- a CDS encoding helix-turn-helix transcriptional regulator, whose translation MTDQQALSEAEAICQTLRRDDDGVRREVLAHAGSRWSLGILHALGVYGTMRHAEIKRQMTGVTQRMLTKTLRALERDGLLTRRELDHVPPHVEYELTPLGMGLLVRMSPIWTWVVENVEGFRQARRTFDSQIGKKPSWQIPVPARDDSEASD comes from the coding sequence GTGACTGATCAGCAAGCGCTCAGTGAGGCAGAAGCAATCTGCCAGACGCTCAGACGAGACGATGATGGCGTGCGCCGCGAAGTGCTTGCGCACGCCGGTAGTCGCTGGTCTTTGGGCATCCTGCATGCCTTGGGGGTGTACGGCACGATGCGTCACGCCGAGATCAAACGGCAGATGACCGGCGTGACTCAGCGCATGTTGACCAAAACCCTGCGTGCGCTGGAACGCGACGGCCTGCTGACCCGGCGCGAGCTCGACCATGTGCCGCCGCACGTCGAGTACGAGCTGACGCCATTGGGCATGGGCTTACTGGTGCGGATGTCGCCGATCTGGACTTGGGTGGTGGAAAACGTCGAGGGTTTCCGCCAAGCGCGACGCACGTTCGATAGCCAGATCGGCAAGAAACCCTCATGGCAAATTCCTGTTCCAGCGCGGGATGATTCTGAAGCGTCAGACTGA
- a CDS encoding PaaI family thioesterase, which translates to MNTTAIPEGFTPFTRSSPLLDLLGPIYARGHGLQLELGLLTDSRHANGRGTLHGGVLATLADVGMGYAMAFSSDPPQPLITASMTLDYLGAVQINEWLEVRLEHSKKGRQLAFAGVSLHVGERTVARASAVFAVPLS; encoded by the coding sequence ATGAACACCACGGCCATTCCCGAAGGTTTCACTCCGTTCACCCGTAGCAGTCCATTGCTGGATCTGCTCGGCCCGATCTACGCCAGAGGCCACGGCCTGCAATTGGAACTGGGCTTGCTGACCGACTCCCGCCACGCCAATGGTCGCGGCACTTTGCATGGTGGTGTATTGGCGACTTTGGCCGATGTCGGCATGGGCTACGCCATGGCTTTCTCCAGCGATCCGCCGCAGCCGTTGATCACGGCGAGCATGACCCTGGATTATCTCGGTGCGGTGCAAATCAACGAGTGGCTCGAAGTGCGTCTTGAACACTCCAAAAAGGGCCGCCAACTGGCGTTTGCTGGCGTCAGTCTGCACGTCGGTGAGCGAACGGTTGCGCGCGCCAGTGCCGTGTTCGCGGTGCCGCTGAGCTGA
- a CDS encoding oxidoreductase, with the protein MKTLFITGVSSGFGQALAKEALAQGHRIIGTVRSESALAAFEALSPERAHGVVLDVTDFDAIDGVVAAVEDRHGPVDVLVNNAGYGHEGIFEESSLEEMRRQFDVNVFGAVAVTKAFVPYFRQRRAGHILNITSMGGHITMPGIAYYCGSKFALEGISDTLSKELAPFNIFVTAVAPGSFRTDWAGRSMQRTPRSISDYDASFDPVRKAREEKSGHQLGDPQKAARVMLRIIDSPNPPAHLLLGSDALALVRDKLQLTAESIEQWAALSRSTDG; encoded by the coding sequence ATGAAGACCCTTTTCATCACCGGTGTCAGCAGCGGCTTCGGCCAGGCGCTGGCCAAGGAAGCGCTCGCTCAAGGTCACCGGATTATCGGCACAGTGCGCAGTGAGTCCGCTCTGGCAGCTTTCGAAGCTTTATCGCCCGAGCGCGCGCATGGGGTGGTTCTGGACGTTACCGATTTCGATGCCATCGATGGGGTGGTTGCGGCAGTGGAGGATCGTCACGGCCCGGTGGACGTGCTGGTCAACAACGCAGGTTATGGCCATGAGGGGATTTTCGAAGAGTCATCGCTGGAGGAAATGCGCCGCCAGTTCGACGTCAACGTGTTTGGCGCAGTGGCGGTGACCAAGGCCTTCGTCCCGTATTTCCGCCAGCGCCGCGCGGGGCATATCCTCAATATCACTTCGATGGGCGGCCATATCACCATGCCAGGGATCGCGTACTACTGCGGCAGCAAGTTCGCTCTGGAGGGCATCTCCGACACCTTGAGCAAGGAGCTTGCGCCCTTCAATATTTTTGTCACCGCTGTGGCGCCGGGGTCATTTCGCACCGACTGGGCAGGCCGCTCGATGCAGCGCACGCCGCGTAGCATCAGCGACTACGACGCAAGCTTCGATCCGGTGCGCAAGGCCCGGGAGGAGAAAAGCGGCCATCAGCTGGGCGATCCGCAGAAAGCTGCACGGGTCATGCTGAGGATTATCGACAGTCCAAACCCGCCGGCCCACCTGCTGCTTGGCAGTGATGCTCTGGCGTTGGTGCGTGACAAGTTGCAACTGACGGCGGAGAGTATTGAGCAATGGGCAGCGCTTAGCCGCTCGACGGATGGCTGA